Proteins found in one Synechococcus sp. MU1643 genomic segment:
- the pdhA gene encoding pyruvate dehydrogenase (acetyl-transferring) E1 component subunit alpha yields the protein MGQDLAVDSAPIGTATAGPHAERLSKLVTAQRATLDRDTGLDLYRDMTLGRRFEDKCAEMYYRGKMFGFVHLYNGQEAVSTGVIGAMKRQHDWFCSTYRDHVHALSAGVPAREVMSELFGKETGCSKGRGGSMHLFSKEHHLLGGFAFIAEGIPVALGSAFTSRYKRDALGDVSSNSVTAAFFGDGTCNNGQFFECMNMAQLWKLPIIFVVENNKWAIGMAHDRATSDPEIWRKASSFGMAGEEVDGMDVLAVRAAAQRAVERARAGEGPTLLECLTYRFRGHSLADPDELRAEEEKQFWAKRDPLKALERDLTEAGLVNSDELRAIEKDIDGIVQDCVDFALSAPEPDPSELTRYIWAED from the coding sequence ATGGGTCAGGACCTCGCTGTCGATTCCGCTCCGATTGGCACTGCGACTGCTGGTCCCCATGCCGAAAGGCTCTCCAAACTGGTTACGGCACAACGGGCCACATTGGACCGGGACACCGGATTGGACCTCTACAGGGACATGACCCTGGGCCGGCGCTTTGAGGACAAATGCGCCGAGATGTATTACCGGGGCAAGATGTTTGGCTTCGTGCACCTTTACAACGGTCAAGAAGCGGTCAGCACCGGTGTGATTGGTGCGATGAAGCGTCAGCACGACTGGTTCTGCAGCACGTATCGCGACCACGTGCATGCCTTGAGTGCCGGCGTGCCTGCCCGCGAAGTCATGAGCGAACTCTTCGGCAAGGAGACCGGTTGCAGCAAGGGTCGTGGAGGATCGATGCACCTGTTCTCCAAGGAGCATCACCTCCTAGGGGGCTTTGCCTTCATCGCCGAAGGCATTCCCGTGGCACTCGGATCTGCCTTCACCAGCCGCTACAAGCGTGACGCACTCGGTGATGTCTCCAGCAACTCCGTGACAGCAGCGTTCTTCGGCGATGGAACCTGCAACAACGGTCAGTTCTTCGAGTGCATGAACATGGCGCAGCTGTGGAAGCTGCCGATCATTTTCGTGGTCGAAAACAACAAGTGGGCCATCGGTATGGCCCACGACAGGGCCACCAGTGACCCGGAGATCTGGCGGAAGGCCAGTTCCTTCGGCATGGCCGGAGAGGAAGTCGACGGCATGGACGTTCTGGCGGTGCGAGCAGCGGCCCAACGCGCCGTGGAACGGGCCAGAGCGGGTGAAGGTCCGACCTTGCTGGAATGCCTCACCTATCGCTTCCGCGGGCATTCCCTGGCTGACCCGGACGAACTGAGAGCGGAGGAAGAGAAGCAGTTCTGGGCCAAGCGTGATCCCCTCAAAGCCCTCGAGCGGGACCTGACCGAAGCGGGTCTAGTGAACAGCGATGAACTGCGCGCAATCGAAAAGGACATCGATGGCATCGTTCAGGACTGCGTTGACTTCGCCCTCTCCGCACCCGAGCCAGACCCCTCAGAACTGACTCGCTACATCTGGGCGGAAGATTGA